A single Flavobacterium sp. 1 DNA region contains:
- a CDS encoding transposase yields MSEKYKVIDSTVPTFITITIVDWVDLLIRPVYCNILDESLNYCIKEKGLSVHAYVYMTSHIHLIVTAFDGELQNVIRDFKKFTSKKLIEAIKEHPESRREWLLRKFSFEAQKSGRAKNYKLWQDGFHPVILDTLEKIEQRVNYIHYNPIEAEIVFHERDFVNSSYRNYEKDNIVFCNVNVEPLW; encoded by the coding sequence ATGTCTGAGAAATACAAAGTTATCGATAGTACAGTACCTACTTTTATCACTATAACAATTGTAGATTGGGTAGATTTATTGATACGTCCTGTTTATTGTAACATCTTGGATGAATCCTTAAATTATTGCATAAAAGAAAAAGGACTTAGCGTGCATGCTTATGTGTACATGACAAGTCATATTCATTTAATTGTAACTGCATTTGATGGCGAACTGCAAAATGTTATTCGGGATTTTAAAAAATTCACATCAAAAAAGCTAATAGAAGCTATCAAAGAACATCCAGAGAGCCGGAGAGAATGGCTTTTACGGAAATTTAGTTTTGAAGCTCAAAAATCAGGGAGAGCCAAAAATTACAAATTATGGCAAGATGGTTTTCATCCAGTGATATTAGATACTTTAGAAAAAATAGAACAACGTGTAAACTACATACATTATAACCCCATTGAAGCCGAAATTGTTTTTCATGAAAGAGATTTTGTAAACAGCAGTTATAGAAATTACGAAAAAGATAATATTGTTTTTTGCAATGTAAACGTAGAGCCTTTATGGTAG
- a CDS encoding helix-turn-helix transcriptional regulator, with amino-acid sequence MDIIEINKVLSNQVRIDMLNWLKKPEENFPKQVNVPNFDDGVCVCHIQNKTGLSQSTVSHYLTMLQKANLLIATRHGKWTYYRRNENEILKYIQTLSNEL; translated from the coding sequence ATGGATATTATAGAAATAAATAAGGTATTATCAAACCAAGTACGGATTGATATGCTAAATTGGCTTAAAAAACCGGAAGAGAACTTTCCAAAACAGGTAAATGTTCCAAATTTTGATGATGGTGTCTGTGTCTGTCATATACAGAATAAAACAGGACTATCACAATCTACCGTATCACATTACTTAACGATGCTGCAAAAAGCCAATTTACTAATTGCCACCAGACACGGGAAATGGACTTATTATAGAAGAAACGAAAATGAAATTTTAAAATACATACAGACATTGTCTAATGAGCTTTAA
- a CDS encoding proline dehydrogenase family protein, protein MEQDLLRLGASALRKAAINEQAKEYILSNEILFKTIKKAADRYIGGETLEETISKVKEQNKEGFKSSIEFMGENTLTEKEALEATNEFIKIAQEIKTQKLNSTFSLDLSHIGLSISKDLCLNNLNSICQEAEKDNIEVTISAENVEITDAILDIYKTASKKYQNTSITLQAYLHRSKDDFEELIKENGRIRIVKGAFETPPHLSIPRSPLLNERYLYYVDQLLSRNHSCAIATHHDLIQKEAVALIQNYKTSKDLYEFESLYGIQNEQLRILKEQGHPAKLYFVYGKEWYLYLCNRIAEYPLNIFQALNDIVS, encoded by the coding sequence ATGGAACAAGATTTACTAAGATTAGGAGCCAGCGCTTTAAGAAAAGCAGCTATAAATGAGCAAGCGAAAGAGTATATTCTTTCAAATGAAATTCTATTCAAAACGATAAAAAAAGCTGCTGATCGATATATAGGCGGTGAAACACTAGAAGAAACAATTAGCAAAGTCAAAGAGCAAAACAAGGAAGGATTTAAAAGTTCTATAGAGTTCATGGGCGAAAACACCCTCACTGAAAAAGAAGCTTTAGAAGCTACGAATGAATTCATCAAAATAGCACAAGAAATTAAAACCCAAAAGCTGAATTCTACTTTTTCTCTTGATCTCTCCCATATTGGATTGTCAATATCAAAAGATTTATGCCTCAATAATTTAAATTCAATATGTCAGGAAGCCGAAAAAGATAACATAGAAGTAACCATTAGCGCGGAAAATGTCGAAATAACTGATGCCATTCTTGACATATACAAAACGGCATCAAAGAAATATCAGAATACTTCAATTACGCTTCAAGCCTACTTGCATAGATCTAAAGATGATTTTGAAGAATTAATTAAAGAAAACGGAAGAATAAGAATAGTAAAAGGCGCATTTGAAACTCCTCCTCATCTTTCCATCCCAAGAAGCCCACTCCTCAACGAAAGATATTTATATTATGTAGATCAATTATTATCAAGAAATCACAGCTGCGCTATTGCTACGCATCATGATCTAATACAAAAAGAAGCTGTTGCGCTAATTCAAAATTATAAAACCAGCAAAGATTTATATGAGTTTGAAAGTTTATATGGGATTCAAAATGAACAATTAAGGATTTTAAAAGAGCAAGGCCATCCAGCAAAATTATACTTTGTATATGGCAAAGAATGGTATCTATACTTATGCAATAGAATCGCAGAGTATCCATTGAATATATTTCAGGCATTAAATGATATAGTCAGCTAA
- a CDS encoding SDR family NAD(P)-dependent oxidoreductase, translating to MTKIALITGATSGIGKATAVKFAENGYNLILCGRRAEKLEELKNALSKTVKTHSLVFDVRNRKEVELQMNSLPNEWKNIDILVNSAGNAHGLSTIQNGDIDDWDAMIDGNVKGLLYVSRAIIPQMVERKKGHIINLSSVAGKQTYANGAVYCASKKAVEAISEGMRLDLTEHGIKITNIAPGAVATEFSEVRFKGDKEKAQKVYEGYDPLLAEDIADFISYAVSAPDRVTIADVTIYSKSQSAPTTIYKK from the coding sequence ATGACCAAAATTGCTTTAATAACAGGTGCAACTTCAGGAATAGGAAAAGCTACGGCAGTTAAATTTGCTGAAAATGGGTATAATTTAATTTTGTGCGGACGCCGTGCAGAGAAACTGGAAGAATTGAAAAATGCATTGTCCAAAACTGTAAAAACACACAGTTTAGTGTTTGATGTCCGCAATAGAAAAGAAGTTGAACTTCAGATGAATTCTTTACCTAATGAATGGAAAAACATTGACATTTTGGTAAATAGTGCCGGTAATGCCCACGGACTCTCTACAATCCAAAATGGCGATATTGACGATTGGGATGCAATGATTGACGGAAACGTAAAAGGATTATTATATGTTTCAAGAGCTATAATTCCGCAAATGGTAGAGAGGAAAAAAGGGCATATCATCAATTTAAGTTCGGTTGCCGGAAAACAAACCTATGCAAATGGAGCCGTTTATTGTGCATCAAAAAAAGCAGTAGAGGCAATAAGCGAAGGGATGCGGCTTGACTTAACCGAACACGGAATTAAAATAACCAATATTGCACCAGGTGCCGTTGCAACCGAATTTTCAGAAGTTAGATTTAAAGGAGATAAAGAAAAAGCTCAAAAAGTCTATGAAGGCTACGACCCATTATTAGCGGAAGATATCGCAGATTTCATTTCTTATGCCGTCAGCGCTCCCGACAGAGTCACCATTGCTGATGTAACAATATATTCCAAATCTCAATCTGCACCGACTACAATTTATAAAAAATAA
- a CDS encoding L,D-transpeptidase, protein MKKLIIVFGIIALTLVSCKNGDENNADKKTAVRKKVPVRKEPKNVSYTLESAKEWLKKNKSKQNLKISLAVNRTDKENFAKMDSVIIPTDLSGDIVFYLPFPLQVDFLQNVDKIILFSYPTQAFAVYENGILIRTGPTNMGKAKDPTPTGLFFTNWKAEETTSTFNDEWELKWNFNIENKKGVGFHQYELPGYPASHSCMRLQEKDAKFLYEWADQWVLADDENVKFKGTPVVVFGSYDFDAPKPWLQLIKNPKALAIPESEIKEIIMPYLSTILKEQEKRKKT, encoded by the coding sequence ATGAAAAAATTGATTATAGTGTTCGGAATCATTGCGCTTACGCTGGTATCATGTAAAAATGGAGATGAAAATAATGCTGATAAAAAAACAGCCGTTAGAAAAAAAGTCCCCGTTCGGAAAGAACCTAAAAATGTTTCCTATACTTTAGAAAGCGCTAAAGAATGGCTGAAAAAAAATAAAAGCAAACAGAATCTGAAAATTTCCTTGGCAGTAAACAGAACCGATAAGGAAAATTTTGCCAAAATGGATTCTGTTATTATTCCAACAGATCTTAGCGGTGACATTGTATTTTATCTGCCTTTTCCGCTGCAGGTTGATTTTTTGCAGAATGTTGATAAAATCATTTTATTCTCATACCCTACTCAGGCTTTTGCTGTTTACGAAAATGGAATTTTAATACGCACAGGTCCAACCAATATGGGAAAAGCAAAGGATCCAACGCCAACAGGATTATTTTTCACGAATTGGAAAGCCGAAGAAACAACCAGTACATTTAATGATGAGTGGGAATTAAAATGGAATTTCAACATTGAAAACAAAAAAGGTGTCGGATTTCATCAATACGAACTGCCTGGCTATCCAGCATCGCATTCCTGTATGAGATTACAGGAAAAAGATGCTAAATTTTTATATGAATGGGCAGATCAATGGGTTTTGGCCGACGATGAAAATGTAAAATTCAAAGGAACTCCCGTAGTTGTTTTTGGAAGTTATGATTTTGATGCCCCCAAACCTTGGTTACAGCTTATTAAAAACCCAAAAGCTTTAGCTATTCCTGAAAGCGAAATTAAAGAAATCATTATGCCTTATTTAAGCACTATCTTAAAAGAGCAGGAAAAAAGAAAAAAAACTTAA
- a CDS encoding M28 family peptidase codes for MKKSIVSLFVLSLCFSTYGQSIDKIIGTAEVSRIEKVLSADDMQGRRTFTPGIDKASAFIESEFKKAGLQPFMGAANFRQEFSMTVSKAISSKIIIDGKVINNNQAVTFSYQPQVSLTEKSDITVVKISKGDNIGKKFNEYYKSSKNYLVLVDASFNNVLPNIQHIDRITSDPGTNTVLFVFGVSEAASFSIELSNTITKKALNNVVGVLPGKSKPDEYVIFSGHYDHLGVGSPEEGMPHPASDSIYNGANDDAAGSTAVIMLANYFKKLNNNERTIIFTTFVAEELGGFGAKYFSKQLSADKVIAMFNLEMIGTESKWGKNSAYITGFEKSNMGQILQKNLEKTNFKFYSDPYPEQELFYRSDNATLAKLGVPAHTISTSKMDSEPNYHTADDEFETLDIDNMTEIIKSIALSSSTIISGKETPSRVDTTQLR; via the coding sequence ATGAAAAAAAGTATTGTAAGTTTATTTGTTTTAAGTCTGTGTTTTAGTACTTACGGGCAATCAATTGATAAAATCATAGGCACTGCTGAAGTGTCTCGAATTGAAAAAGTGCTTTCTGCAGATGATATGCAGGGGAGAAGAACTTTTACTCCAGGAATTGATAAAGCATCTGCCTTTATAGAATCGGAATTCAAAAAAGCGGGGTTGCAGCCGTTTATGGGAGCGGCTAATTTTAGACAGGAGTTTTCTATGACTGTATCTAAGGCTATTTCGTCCAAGATAATTATTGACGGAAAGGTAATCAATAATAATCAAGCGGTTACTTTCTCTTATCAGCCCCAAGTTTCTTTGACTGAGAAAAGTGATATTACTGTTGTCAAAATCAGTAAAGGAGATAATATCGGAAAGAAATTCAATGAGTATTATAAGAGTTCAAAAAATTATTTGGTATTAGTTGATGCTTCATTTAATAATGTGCTGCCTAATATTCAGCATATTGACAGAATCACTTCTGATCCTGGAACTAATACTGTTCTGTTTGTTTTTGGCGTTTCGGAAGCAGCCTCTTTTTCTATTGAATTATCCAATACCATTACCAAAAAAGCGCTCAATAATGTAGTGGGAGTATTGCCAGGGAAAAGCAAACCAGATGAATATGTTATCTTTTCCGGACACTACGATCATTTGGGCGTAGGCTCTCCAGAAGAAGGAATGCCACACCCTGCATCCGATTCTATTTATAACGGTGCCAATGATGATGCAGCGGGAAGTACGGCAGTAATTATGCTGGCTAATTATTTCAAAAAACTGAATAATAACGAACGCACTATTATTTTTACCACTTTTGTTGCTGAAGAATTAGGAGGTTTTGGAGCTAAATATTTCTCCAAGCAGCTTTCAGCAGACAAAGTAATTGCCATGTTCAATTTAGAAATGATTGGTACAGAATCCAAGTGGGGAAAAAATTCAGCATACATAACTGGATTTGAAAAATCGAATATGGGGCAGATATTGCAGAAAAATTTAGAGAAAACTAATTTTAAGTTTTATTCCGATCCATATCCGGAACAGGAATTATTTTATCGTTCTGATAATGCTACTTTGGCAAAATTGGGAGTTCCGGCACATACGATCTCGACTTCAAAAATGGATAGTGAACCAAATTATCATACTGCCGATGATGAATTTGAAACATTAGATATTGATAACATGACCGAAATTATTAAATCTATAGCTTTGAGTTCTTCGACTATTATCAGCGGGAAAGAGACACCGTCAAGAGTGGATACAACACAGTTAAGATAG
- a CDS encoding MoaD/ThiS family protein, translated as MIKIKYFGALVARTRRRGEKIYFSGLRLSQLLTELERKYELNQFPFSVAVNQKIIDKFSNQILKSNDTVALLPPFIGA; from the coding sequence ATGATTAAGATAAAATATTTTGGCGCTCTTGTAGCACGCACAAGACGCCGCGGTGAAAAAATCTATTTTTCAGGTTTGAGATTAAGCCAATTATTAACTGAGCTGGAAAGAAAATATGAACTCAATCAGTTTCCTTTTAGCGTAGCAGTTAATCAAAAAATAATTGATAAATTCTCAAATCAAATTTTAAAAAGCAACGATACAGTCGCTTTATTACCACCTTTTATTGGAGCATAA
- the cobA gene encoding uroporphyrinogen-III C-methyltransferase — MIATNKPKLTIVGAGPGDVELITLKAVKALESADVVLYDALVNEELLQYAPQAEIIFVGKRFGCHAYTQDQINDLIVVMAKKYGHVVRLKGGDPFVFGRGSEEIDFAHQFGIETAIVPGISSAMGVPASNGISLTQRKVAESFWVITGTTSEHKLSKDVTLASQSSATVVILMGMNKLDEIVALYQNNRTDDLPIAIIQNGTKATQKKVIGTISTITALVKENQIASPAIIIIGEVVKNASKLTSYMEEELVFDSFWEEEFILQNLDEVI; from the coding sequence ATGATAGCAACAAATAAACCAAAATTGACAATAGTAGGAGCAGGGCCAGGTGATGTAGAATTGATTACTTTGAAAGCGGTTAAAGCATTAGAAAGTGCAGATGTTGTTTTGTATGATGCATTGGTTAATGAAGAGCTATTGCAGTATGCTCCGCAAGCTGAAATTATATTTGTAGGAAAACGTTTTGGATGTCATGCCTACACCCAAGATCAAATTAATGATCTTATTGTGGTAATGGCCAAAAAGTATGGTCATGTGGTTCGTTTGAAAGGGGGAGATCCTTTCGTTTTTGGAAGAGGAAGCGAAGAAATAGATTTTGCCCATCAATTTGGAATAGAAACAGCTATAGTTCCTGGAATCTCCTCAGCAATGGGAGTGCCTGCTTCCAACGGAATTAGCTTAACGCAAAGAAAAGTTGCCGAGAGTTTTTGGGTAATAACAGGAACTACTTCGGAGCATAAATTGTCCAAAGATGTAACTTTGGCTTCACAATCTTCGGCTACGGTTGTCATTCTGATGGGAATGAATAAGCTCGATGAAATTGTCGCTTTGTATCAAAACAATAGAACCGATGATCTGCCTATCGCGATTATACAAAACGGAACTAAAGCAACTCAAAAGAAAGTTATTGGAACTATCAGCACAATTACAGCATTAGTAAAAGAGAACCAAATTGCTTCTCCCGCTATCATCATAATTGGTGAAGTAGTTAAAAATGCTTCAAAACTGACTTCGTATATGGAAGAAGAATTGGTTTTTGATTCTTTTTGGGAGGAGGAATTTATTTTGCAAAATCTAGATGAAGTGATATGA
- the rocD gene encoding ornithine--oxo-acid transaminase produces the protein MEHTAQSLSSKSEVLIEKENKYGAHNYHPLPVVLDKGEGVFVWDVDGKKYFDFLSAYSAVNQGHCHPKIVGAMVEQAQKLTLTSRAFYNDQLGVYEEYITKYFGFDKVLPMNTGAEAVETALKLCRKWSYEVKGIPENQAQVIVCEGNFHGRTTTIISFSNDESARKNFGPFTEGFIKIPYDDIEALENVLKSSANIAGFLVEPIQGEAGVYVPSEGYLAKAKALCEAHNVLFIADEVQTGIARTGKLLAVHHENVQPDILILGKAISGGVYPVSAVLANNEIMNVIKPGQHGSTFGGNPIAAAVAVAALEVVREENLSENAQKLGLILRKGLNEIAQRNPLIELVRGKGLLNAIVINSGEDSDLAWDICLRFRDYGLLAKPTHGNKIRFAPPLVITEAQIQECLIIIEKALNDFK, from the coding sequence ATGGAACATACAGCACAATCACTTTCTTCAAAATCGGAAGTTTTAATTGAAAAAGAGAATAAATACGGCGCTCATAATTATCATCCGTTACCGGTTGTTTTGGATAAAGGAGAAGGTGTTTTTGTATGGGATGTTGACGGGAAAAAATATTTTGATTTCTTATCTGCTTATTCAGCGGTAAACCAAGGTCATTGTCATCCAAAAATTGTTGGCGCAATGGTAGAACAAGCTCAAAAATTGACTTTAACCTCACGTGCGTTTTATAATGACCAATTAGGTGTTTATGAAGAGTATATAACCAAATATTTTGGTTTTGATAAAGTCCTTCCGATGAATACAGGAGCCGAAGCGGTTGAGACAGCTTTGAAGTTATGCAGAAAATGGTCGTATGAAGTAAAAGGAATTCCCGAAAATCAAGCTCAGGTTATTGTATGTGAGGGAAATTTTCATGGAAGAACAACTACTATTATTTCTTTTTCGAATGACGAAAGCGCTCGAAAAAACTTCGGTCCTTTTACCGAAGGATTTATAAAAATACCTTATGATGATATTGAGGCTCTAGAAAATGTCTTGAAATCATCAGCTAATATCGCTGGTTTTTTGGTAGAGCCTATTCAGGGTGAAGCCGGAGTTTATGTTCCCAGCGAAGGATATTTGGCGAAAGCCAAAGCACTTTGCGAAGCGCATAATGTATTGTTTATTGCTGATGAGGTTCAGACAGGGATTGCCAGAACCGGTAAATTATTAGCGGTGCATCATGAAAATGTACAACCAGATATTTTGATTTTGGGGAAAGCTATTTCAGGCGGCGTTTATCCAGTATCGGCAGTTTTGGCTAATAATGAAATTATGAATGTCATCAAGCCAGGACAGCATGGATCTACTTTTGGAGGAAATCCTATTGCTGCAGCAGTTGCCGTTGCAGCTCTTGAAGTGGTTCGTGAAGAAAATTTATCTGAAAATGCACAAAAATTAGGTTTGATTTTAAGAAAAGGGCTTAATGAAATTGCACAGCGCAATCCATTAATAGAATTAGTTCGAGGAAAAGGATTGCTTAATGCAATTGTGATCAACAGTGGCGAGGACTCGGATTTGGCTTGGGATATTTGTCTTCGTTTCAGAGATTACGGATTATTGGCAAAACCAACTCACGGCAATAAAATACGTTTTGCTCCACCTTTAGTAATTACTGAAGCTCAAATTCAGGAATGTCTTATTATTATTGAGAAAGCTTTAAATGATTTTAAATAA
- a CDS encoding Lrp/AsnC family transcriptional regulator, with translation MDILDEFDINIIKELEKDGRMAFSAIANNLKISNTMVHQRINRLIEQGIISGIKPVLNEKKIGYDWGTFTGITLKKDQDSAKVIEALKQIPEITECYYITGSFTLYIKMIAKDHEHMRRLLYEKIDSIPGISKTESLIELGCAFKRNISL, from the coding sequence ATGGACATTTTAGATGAATTTGACATCAATATCATAAAAGAATTGGAAAAAGACGGAAGAATGGCTTTTTCTGCGATAGCTAATAATCTCAAAATTTCAAATACAATGGTGCATCAGCGCATCAACCGATTAATAGAACAAGGAATCATATCAGGAATCAAGCCCGTTTTGAACGAAAAAAAGATAGGCTACGACTGGGGAACTTTTACCGGAATTACTTTAAAGAAAGACCAAGACTCAGCCAAAGTTATCGAAGCCTTAAAACAGATTCCCGAAATAACCGAATGCTATTACATCACTGGTTCTTTTACTCTTTATATAAAAATGATAGCTAAAGACCATGAACACATGAGAAGGCTGCTTTACGAAAAAATCGACTCTATTCCTGGAATTTCCAAAACGGAATCACTAATAGAATTGGGCTGTGCTTTCAAACGGAATATCAGTTTATAG
- a CDS encoding dienelactone hydrolase family protein, which translates to MKNLKFIVTAIILTAVQVFGQLKTVQYKDGNQILNGFKINPSKKSTQKPGILILPAWKGIDKLSKDTAESLSKLGYYVFIADIYGEGNYPKDNAEAGKIAGFYKKDFAAYQKRISIALEQLIDAGANPDNIVIIGYCFGGTGALEAARGHLNAKGIVSFHGGLGKDTARPTEPITAKVLVCHGADDPYESKEEITTFQQEMRDAKADWQMIYYANAVHSFTNPESGTDNSKGAAYNEKAAKRSFEHFKLFLDEVLKK; encoded by the coding sequence ATGAAAAACTTAAAATTTATAGTTACAGCAATTATTTTGACTGCTGTCCAAGTATTTGGACAATTAAAAACGGTACAATACAAAGATGGAAATCAGATTTTAAATGGCTTTAAAATCAATCCTTCAAAGAAAAGCACACAAAAACCCGGCATCTTAATTTTACCTGCTTGGAAAGGAATTGATAAACTATCAAAAGACACTGCAGAGAGTCTTTCAAAATTAGGCTATTATGTATTCATAGCCGATATTTACGGAGAAGGAAATTATCCAAAAGACAATGCCGAAGCAGGAAAAATCGCTGGATTTTACAAAAAAGATTTTGCAGCTTATCAAAAACGGATTTCGATAGCCCTGGAGCAGCTTATTGACGCTGGAGCTAATCCGGACAATATTGTCATTATTGGTTATTGTTTTGGAGGAACCGGAGCGCTTGAAGCAGCTCGAGGTCATCTGAATGCAAAAGGAATTGTTTCTTTTCATGGCGGTTTAGGCAAAGATACTGCAAGACCTACAGAACCTATTACTGCAAAGGTCTTAGTTTGTCATGGCGCAGACGATCCATACGAATCAAAAGAAGAAATTACCACTTTTCAGCAAGAAATGCGTGACGCAAAAGCCGACTGGCAAATGATTTATTATGCCAATGCCGTTCATTCGTTCACCAATCCAGAGTCGGGCACTGATAATTCAAAAGGCGCCGCATATAACGAAAAAGCGGCCAAAAGATCCTTCGAACATTTTAAACTGTTCTTAGATGAAGTATTAAAAAAATAA